The stretch of DNA CCACAGCCAAATCAAAtgggaaaaagaaataaaaaaaaacaaaaaaaaaaaacaaagaagtgacattcagccaagtatggtgacccatactcagaatttgtgctctgcatttaacccatccgaaatgcacacacacagagcagtgaacacacacacacacacacacacacacacacccggagcagtgggcagccatttatgctgcggcgcccggggagcagttgggggttcaatgccttgctcaagggcacctaggtcgtggtattgaaggtggagagagaactgtacatgcactccccccacccacaattcctgccggcccgggactcgaactcacaacctttcaattgggagtccgactctctaaccattaggccccgattaggccacgacttctataaaataaataattcacatctccaatattatatatatatatacacacacacataaacaaaaagcATTCTATATTGGCACCAATGTAGTTCAATAAAGAACGTTTagcatccatggaacctttcaatTGTACAAACTGTTCAATTGTTCTTATTGAGAAAAGGTCCAAAGGATGAAGGTCCTTGGAAATTGGGTTCCAAGAAAATATTAAAGTACAATGAAGCACACACAGCTTCATCTCCTCCGTCTATTAGCATTTCTCTTAAACCTGTCAGTCAATTGTAGCAGCTATTGTAACTAAGAGTCAGTTCTAGTCTCCGAAGTTACCCTGCAGGTACAGCTGATTGTTTGCCTTGCAAAATCAGTGGGTGTTGGCAATCGAAACATAACTGCATTATTTCACACTCAAGTTCTTACTGTAGCTAATCTACACACATTAAATCCCAATGCGTTTCTTTTGTACATTAATCTGATGTGATGCAGTCCAGATGCAATATAAGGCTGCAACATTCTGTAGCCATGTGTTTTACAGCTGTCAATCTACAGTACATCTAGCCTTGTACTCAGCCAAGATGTCATTACTTCTCCGCGTGTTTAATTAAACTTACTCAGATAATTTCCACCCAGTCATATAAAGTAACGTTAACATACCTGCTAAAGAACTGAAGGCAGGTCCGCGCTGTTGTGAATCTGCTAACGTTCCTCAAGTATAAAGTCAACGCTAGAAGCGAACGCGGTAATCTGGCTCGCGCTTCCTCTTCTGCGATCGGCACTGTCGGACCCGcccatttaaatttatgcatggACGTCCACTCCCCCAGAGACGTtattaacattcttaaaaatatcacTAAGAATGTTCACATGCTTATATTTGTTATTAATCtggttttgaaatatattaaggAAGTAAAACTTacactgtatttttattcaaccgTTTATGGGTCTAGGTGTAGCCTAAAGATAGGCCACCCAAATTTCATTTGCCAAGAAGCCTTGATAAATGTTTGTTGATAAAGTGTTAACAAATGTttatgtttaacattatattttttgcgttattgtaaggggtaggtttaggattggggtaggtgtagaggtaaataaaacacaatgtaatatgtacaaattttaattaattgttagtTTCCGGTtttagctgtatcccttctagccacaaccctttttagaaaaaaacaaactagTCCATTTTTGTCTGAAAAATACATTCTTCAATCATACATAATGAAAATGTTACAACTTAAGAATAACCACTGCTAAACACTccataaattatttcatttttaggcATAGGCTAAGGGGCTTGGCAAGGGTTAATCAGTATAACTAATTTATCTTGATATGGGTCTAAAAACATCCTCATTTAGAAGAGCAAAGTTATGCGCACATTTGTGTAGTGTATGCGTGTGATCTGAATCACTCACTACTAGCTTATCATCAAACTATTCCTCAGTTACATTTGTCAGTCCAAATACAATGTGAAATCAATGCTTTTAAGACAGAATCAGCCTGCGAAAGACCCTGTAAGCGCTAATATCCAGACCGACTGCAGGAGCAGCTGAAACCTCCGGCTGTCTCAAAGCCCTGTGAGGTGCCCATCCTGCGTCCACACACACGCCCTGATAACAAATACAAATTGCTCTGTAGATAATTAGGCTTTAATCCAAATATTTGTGTTACCATCAATAAACAAAGTTAATTTACTTCACAGAAATGTAGAGGTTCTCCTCTGCACTCCTTTTAGGATTTTCTGATAATGCTTTTAATTATGGGTATCAGTTCAAACAGTTTCGACGTTTATCTCTTTACAGCTTGCATCACAGGCTTCTTATCCAGAAATGATAGTCACTGACCTAAGGCCCCTTCAcaaatgaaaagccaaacattCATACAATGACAGTATATCACTTTTTTTAATCACACAtgaagtattaaaaaataaaaataaataaataaataaataaataaatatatatatatataatcttttgcatttaaacaattaaaagttTCTGAGACATCTAATGGACAGAAGAAGCCTCTTATAGGCTACATAGCAGGGAGAGATATTTTTAACATATCTTGGAACACactatcagagagagagagatagctaCCACTGGGACGATATAAAGGTCAGACTTTTAGTACAATGTACACTTTATGTACTAAAGTTTAGGCATTACAGAAAATTGACAGATCTAAATGAGACAGACAATTTATCCTAACAAttaaaaacagaataaataaaatgtatctaaataaaaataaataaaaacatgcttcAAATGATCCCATTTTACTCAATGTGTTAGCTTTcattacaacattttttttatttaaaaacaattctttatttattatgagtatggtcattctttagaggtatttttttctttcttttttagtaCCCTAAATGTCTGGCTTCAAGAATGATAATTGTTAAATCATGTTTCAGGCATTTGaagattgtgtgtgtgcatgaataaACCCTAAAGGTTTGTCAGGGCTGTTCTTACAGTCTTCACATTGAAACCCAGTATGATGGAAATGCAGGAAAGGGGCTTTAAAATTGAATATatattcacaatgaaacacagcgtTGTTCTCTAAACTGGTACAATTAATTATGTACTTAAggttctaaataataataataaataaataaaacgttttcAACAATTTGACATATTTTGTGCTAGCAATTTGGGATAGATGCAGACGCCAAAACTGATGTCTTCTAAGAGGCAATGCTGCCATCATGTGGTCAAAATCCTTATCCACTTAAACAATTATAGAAGACGTAATACATTTAACCTAATatattttatgataaaaaaataaataaaatgaaaatgatctgatttatttaaaaataataataataatattcctatatttaaaacaaacacttTTGAAATTTCACTTTTGAAtttcttaaaacaaataaaacctttGTAAAATCTGTCTTACACTCTTAAGAAGAAAGGTTCTAAACAGTGCCAAATTAGAGTTCTTTGGCTTgaaagaaaatactttttggtgctaagtttttttttttttttaataagattcCATTAAAATATCTTTATAGGGCCTTATGCTGTTATAAATTACCTTTTTCACTCGGTTTtacataaaaagttttatttaggtGATGTTGTTGGGTATGAAAGCATCTAAAATACACAAATGAGTTTAGAGTTACAGTGTGCTTCTTCCATTTATGTAAAAACAGTTATGAATGGCAAAAGTATTAAAAATGGTTAATGTAATATAAAGTCAGGGGATAGCTTTTtacgtaaaaaaataaaaaataaaaatatggccAAACAAACAGCAGTCGTCAAACAGCTTTCAGAACCCTGGACAGCAGCAGCTCACTGTTTACTCGAGAAAAGCACGAGAAAGTATTTTTTTCACTTCCATTTTCTTTTGTACAAGTTGGTGTGGTCATACCGCCAGGTGgcataaaaagaacaaaaattccCTTCACCTTGTAAAGCAACTTTCAGTCGCTGTAAGAgcgtttttttctctcttatttgTTAGTAATGCTCTAAACGATAAGAAAAGTTGCAAGCACACAAACATCGCAAATAAAGAAACCTTTGAAACAAATCCGCATTTAACAGTACAATTAGTCCAGGCATCCAGTGCGCATGCGTGGAGTAGATCGTGTACCCGCTGCGCGCAGCTCTGGACGCACCATTGACAGGTTACTCGCGCACAATTCTTATACTGTGCATTGAACACCTGTAAGATGTGCATGAAAACAACAGCTGGGTGGAAATCACGAGGTGCCATTAAGTCCATGCAAACCTTCTAAAATCTCATCACAATGACTAATTGGACAAACGTGTCCAACTGCCCGTTCAGCATCACTTTATGCGCTGAGGACATTATGGATAGCAATTCAACTGCTGAGGACTTTGAGTACCCGGTCCATCTCTTCCCAGTCCCTATCCTGACTGGCATCACAGTGACATGCTCTTTCCTGTTCCTCCTCGGAATTGCCGGGAACCTGTTGACCATCCTGGTGGTCACCAAATACAAAGACATGCGAACCACCACCAACCTTTACCTCTGCAGCATGGCACTCTCAGACCTGCTGATTTTCCTCTGCATGCCCCTCGACCTGTACCGGGTCTGGCGGTACCGACCGTGGAACTTTGGCGACGAGCTCTGCAAACTCTTTCAGTTCGTGAGCGAAAGCTGCACGTACTCCTCCATCCTCAACATCACCGCCCTCAGCGTGGAGAGATACTTCGCCATCTGTTTTCCCTTCAGGGCAAAAGTCGTCGTCACGCGGGGTCGGGTAAAAGGGGTGATTTTCCTCCTCTGGACTGTGGCTCTGTGCAGCGCGGGACCCATATTCATTCTGGTTGGGGTCGAGCACGAGAACGGCACGAACCCCTGGGAGACCAATGAGTGTAAAGCCACCGAATACGCCATCCGCTCCGGACTGCTTACTATGATGGTGTGGGTCTCCAGCGTGTTCTTCTTCCTCCCGgtgctctgtttgacagtgtTATACAGCCTCATAGGCAGAAGACTGTGGAGAAGAAAGGAGAATCCTGTCGGACCCATTTCTAGTCGGGAAAAGAACAATAAACAAACGGTCAAAATGCTGGGTGAGCTCAACGATGCCCTGAAaagtcaaaaatatatatttattttttatatttcagaatcATTAACTTTACAGCGGGTAGTTAGTCTGTACGGAAAATCGCACAACTGTTTAATAAACATTTGTATAGCCTATTTTTGTATAGCTTAattattcaaaaacatttatttacatttaacaggACACACCTGCTAATTAAACTCCAATGTGCAAAATAAAatgagttaaatatatatataataataagaaattattgtcagatttttttttttaaatgtttatggaCACTAATCAAAATGAACGTTTCGTTCAATTAGCCGTTGACTGTTTACAGTTGCTAAGGAACGCAGCAACTTCAACGTTTCAAACTCGGATCATCCAGTCATAAATAGCGGGGACTATAAGTCTTCATCATTATTTTTATGgtctaaacttaaaataaaatacattctaCTATGCATAAATAATGCTTTTCGGAAATTCGACATAATAGCCTAGCTTTATGGATTATATATGCAACTTCTAGCCTACTTTACTAGAAATGCAACTTCTAGCCTACtttcatttataaaattaaaatttttaaagttaaatataattatttaaagaaGACATACAGTGTTTAGAATCATTTTAGAACGAATGTTCTACCTTTATTTAGTGACCATTTTCCAGTTTCCCGAACGAGTCAGTCTTATTAGACGGTTCTTTTGAGTGATTCTATGGATTCAAAACCATACGGGGACAAGTGAATCGTAATTCCCGAACGATTGAATCTTATGAGTCGGTTGTGGTTAAGTGAATCAGAAACACTTCAGTCACATCCGTTACTGATTCGGATTCACTTTCTTTCTCAAACTGTCCTACTCGAAATAATTGTTACTGAGTTACAATTCATTTTCCTAAACGCACTTTTTGCAAGAATGTCGTATTAAATATAGGCCTACTtctaaatgatataataaaactttaatcctgtttaaaatattacagaaatgaactctctttctctctgtgtgtcagCTGTGGTGGTTCTAGCGTTTGTTCTCTGCTGGTTGCCGTTCCACGTGGGTCGTTATCTCTTCTCCAAGTCATCCGAGGCCAAATCTCCTCTCATCTCCCAAATCAGCGAATACTGCAACCTGGTCTCATTCGTGCTGTTTTACCTCAGCGCCGCGATCAACCCCATCCTCTACAACCTCATGTCAAAGAAGTACAGGAGCGCGGCGTGCAAACTGTTCGGAGTGAAGCGCGCTCCCGGACGATCGGTGCAGAGCATCGTGAAGAACGCTGAGAGCTTTTCGGTGTGGAACGAATACAGCTGGAGCACGTGACAGAGGAAACGCCTAGATTAATAAATGTGCACTTTTTAACAGACTAAAAATATCTTCAcatcattttttaatttcaaacatcaTAAAAGATATTGCATATTTTCAGTTTAGCCTGTATATAGCAGTAAAATAACTTTGTCAATCTGCAGAGCCCTGAAAATTACACTATTAAATGATAGGCCTACAGTAAAGTAATCTAATGCAGACTGAAACTTTTtggtattaaaataatataatatatatatatatatttttcctttattatttttttggatggTTGCATTTTAGGCACAACATACCTAGTGCATACaccaaatattattgtattttatgaaaatgtttacGCAGATGTATTGCCATCAGCAGCAAGACACCAGCAGTGTAATGATTCCCTTTACACTGGTATTCATGCAAACTGTACATATGCACACTAACCCAAAAATGCCTTAAACTGTGTGAAGTACTGGACGACAGAGCACTGTAGATGTAAGCACTCTAACATTGTACCCTATATGGGAGAAATACAATGGTGCTGAATGATAAAATTTCATGCCATAAAAAGCTCTCACCAAGCTTGTGTTATCAGATTATGTTACATAAATGTGTAGCAGCCATAAAAAGTGCACTTACTGCAGGTTTGTGAAAGTTTTGTGTAAGCTTTGTGTTTGAATACAGCCTGTGTTGCTTGTCGCCAATGACAgtctaattaaaatgtaaaactaattCTTGAGATACTTGTAAAAAATTGAGAATATTTGAGTGAagaaatgttttaacatttatgaaatatatttgatatattgtgTCTATTTGccttcaacatatatatatatatatatatatatatatatatacagtatgtaaatgaaatgcaaacacctcatttcagaaatgtttaaaaatttattgtgtataaatatattacatatatactaCAGATACATAATCATCTTAAATACAAAGGGTAGTATTTTCAATATCTATACATTTCAATTGAtatggtagtttttttttaaatatattgtctaCGATTATAATTTACATCAATAAATGTGACAGTTCCGTTTAAAAAAATGGTAATATGGATTGATTTTCATGATACGATATGCAAGAATGGAAATCTACGTCCAGGCCACTTATTACCTGATATCCAGCTAAATGCaactaaaaaaattcaaaacaaacaaaaaaagtatttcgGTTTTCCACTTAAAAATATTCAGGGTCTGAAGTTCTTAAAATGATTTCTTCAAGTGTTTCCACTTCAAGTTTTCTAGTGTCAAGTCATTTCAACTTCTTTCAATCAGAAAGCAATGGAATGTTTGTCTAAAAACTTCAACAATACATATATATTCTACTAAATGAAGAGTAGATGATTAAAAGAAGTagaaagaaaaacatatatatatatatataaaaaagataaaatatttgtGGTAAAATCAAAAAATGTATAAGACATCAACATTTTCTGAActaaagccattaaaaaaatctgaattaaaataaaaaaagccattAAAAACAGAATATAAACAATACTATTATATCTTTAATAAGACAGGTTAATGATGTTAACATGATGTtctatatttgaaaaaaataataaagatttttcATAACCCCCTTATAAAAAGACATGCTACATGAAGGAAATATTGAATATGACAGTTCTGAatcttgtaataaataaatgtagattgCACTGTGATTTGCATTATAAAGTACAAGAATATAGCATAAATAAATCTAACAAAACGGTTATATCTTGAATGCTGACTAACTTTGGTTAAGGGCTTATTGTGCTAGTAAACACGATCATGTGCTGTAGAATATGACCAGGGTAAAGTGTTAATGAAATACTGTAAGCAGCAGATCTGAAATGATTTGTCATGAAAGTTTGGATCTGTGGATTTCAAGGCCCTCCCAAGTCCCTGAGGTACAAACACTCCAGACTTCACAACACTGTACATTGATGATTGATTGCAAAAACTGTCATTTGACTCTCTTTGGCCAGACAGATGCAGGTGTCTTTtgatttttcttgttctttttttttaagacaaatgaAAGAGGAGAGAATGAATAAAGCTTTTAAGAAGCTTTTAGACAGACTTTCCTGGGGCACAGATATGGGAGCGAGAGTACTGATGCCGCTTAGCTGTCTAGACACTGATTTAAAGATAAATAGGAAAAACCATTAAAACAACCCCACCTCAGATATTCATCTGAGAGTCCAACTTGAGATCTGGAAGGCCACTTATTACTTTAGTGTTAAAATCTCctaaatactaaatataaaaatatgcacaGCATTatcaacctaaaaaaaaaacaggcacagGTGCCCAAACAGTACATTTCATCATTACTGATTTGTTAAAGCTGTAACTCATCTTATAGAAAAACctgtaaaaaaatacatgaaattttAAGTGTAAAAGGTGTAATTTGGTCAATGACCGAACAGTACTTGCATTAATTGTTTTGCGAGTTGTAGTTTAAAAACTGAAGGGACAGACGAGAATGGCTCTAAATCAGAAGCTGAAGCAGAAATGCCATTAGGACAGAGAGAGAGGCCACCCCGAATACCATGAGGCCGGCAAACTGTTCATCGGTGAGGGTGTTGCCCATGGGCACCCTGGTTATGTCCGCTTCCACAGCCAGTGTGGCATCAGTCCGCCGCAGGTTGAAGTGGGCGGATGGGCTGAAGGACCCGCACAGCTCCTGGAGGGTGTCTGTGCAGCGCCTGCATGCAAACACTCGCACGCGGTAGTCTGTGTTCCACTGCAGCCCGGAGAGCTGGAAGGACGTCTCATGTCCCTTATACACCTGAAGGACAGAAAGTAATGCATTAGCCCAGACAGTTAAAGTTTCTCCTTCACTGTGcgtacttttgatcaattataaatgtattgttaataataataataataataattgttattattatatatatttataacaatataataataatataaacaataaattatataataataataataatgtatatattatgaaaatataaaacaatgataataataataataataataaattatactatACATGGGGACTGGGAtggaataaaaaatttatatagaaaatattatataaatataaaatttaacctacatataaataatttgtacaaaaatatatatacataaagaaataaattcaCAAGTAGTGATGTAAAGATTAACCACAAGCCGGTTGAAAATTCAAATgattcaaattaatatttgaaatgattcaaatataaaaaaattcaaaattcaaatcagttgagatgctaaacaaatcgtgATTCAATTGGGGTTGGAGTtaatatgaatgtatgtctgagggaaacttactgtctttagaaaagtttagatggtattttaaaattttcatcTTATCTCTGTATAATGCACATTAAAGTGCATAAGTGcaacgctgctttgtttacagcaaaagCAAGGAAACGCTTtaggcgccacctgctggcaaagaGGGAATCTGCATCtcgttcagctcgtctgctgtttctgtttcatgcagatattttttatgcatagcttcacaaaactgaagtcaaaccattatgtttttgcttcaaatttcgaaattatacaatataatttagatttaaaatggTTCATGTTGCATCTATGtgtctctgggttttgcactttgtgggtgaagtctgcgtgttacgcatcagcactgattagtttgtgggcgtctccactaattgtcatcagcaacagctgtcactcattactcatccctatatattggcttgtctaacgtcttgtgttcgtgagagcattgtttcatgtttgtaacctatgccttgctttcttgtgtgtttctgcattggatgttcgtgtctccccggaaccccgtccactctacgcaacccaccaccaagcaacaccacttaccttcggcttgcttcaccgcagttcctgtgtcaccctctcctgctgccaactcacctccgccttccggattcgtcattcctcaccaccatc from Carassius carassius chromosome 35, fCarCar2.1, whole genome shotgun sequence encodes:
- the LOC132116193 gene encoding growth hormone secretagogue receptor type 1-like produces the protein MTNWTNVSNCPFSITLCAEDIMDSNSTAEDFEYPVHLFPVPILTGITVTCSFLFLLGIAGNLLTILVVTKYKDMRTTTNLYLCSMALSDLLIFLCMPLDLYRVWRYRPWNFGDELCKLFQFVSESCTYSSILNITALSVERYFAICFPFRAKVVVTRGRVKGVIFLLWTVALCSAGPIFILVGVEHENGTNPWETNECKATEYAIRSGLLTMMVWVSSVFFFLPVLCLTVLYSLIGRRLWRRKENPVGPISSREKNNKQTVKMLAVVVLAFVLCWLPFHVGRYLFSKSSEAKSPLISQISEYCNLVSFVLFYLSAAINPILYNLMSKKYRSAACKLFGVKRAPGRSVQSIVKNAESFSVWNEYSWST